The sequence GGCACCAGGGCCACCGTCAGGCCGTCCAGCGAGGGCGCCGTCGCGGTGGGGATGTCCAGCTTCTCCGTGCTGTCCAACGAATAGGCGGCGGGCATCCGCTTCATGATGCCGAGAGCGTGAAGCTCGGCCAGCGAACGCGCACCGCCGCCTTTGTTGGAATCATCCTTGGTCGTCATGGCTCGCTCAGGAGGCCTCGAATACTACAAAGGCTGAGGCTCCGGAGCGGCGATACCAGCGCGGCGTCTCCTAGAAGAAGGAGCCGATGAAGCTGGACACCGTCGAGACGACGGCACCCGCCTGGCTGACCACCGGGATGTTGGTGGCGGCGGCGATGGAGCCCAGCGCGGTGATGCCGGCCGTAATCTTCTTCCCGGCGGAGGCGTTCGGGTCCGCGATGGTGCTCACGGCGACGGCGGTGTCCGCCGCGGCGATGGCCACGTTGAGGCCCGGAGCGAAGCGGCCGGCGGCACGAGCCACCGCGGTGCCACCGCCGTGCAGCGCGGTACGGGCCGCGTTGGCGCCCAGGCGGCCGGCGGTCTCCAGGCCCTCACCCGCGACGCGGGCGGCCACGTTGCGCACCACCTGGCGCGAAGCACCCTCCACCGCCTCGCGAGCGGCGGCACCGGCGACGCGGTTGGCCACGGCCCGGCCCGCGTCCGGCGCCGCCTGCGTGAAGGCGGTGCGGGCCGCGTTGGCGGCGGCGCGGTAGTTGCTCACGTTGCCGGCCAGTTCCAGGCCGCCCTTCGCCACGTTGAGGCCGGTGGAGGCGGCGCTGGCCACGGAGCCCGCCGCCTTGTTGGCGCTCTCCAGCGAGGGATTGCGGAAGAAGTCGCGCGTGTCGCGGAAGGCCAGGTAGGCGGCGCCGGGAAGCTGCGCCACGCTGGCGGCCGTGCCCGCGGCGCCGGCCCAGCGCGCGCCCCGGGTGTTGACGCCTTCCACGGTGGCGCTGTTGCCGCGGCCCGGAATCTCCAAGGGGCCGAAGCGCTGCGGGCCCGGCGCGCGGCGCACCTGCGTGGCGGCCACACCGTCCGACAGGGACTTCACGCCGTTGGCGACCTGGCTCAACCGGTTGTGGGCCGACTCGAACTGGTCGCCGCCCTGCGACTGCGCCGGGGCCTGCGGCCGGGCCGGAGGCGGCGTCGTGGGACGCGCGTTCGGCGCAGGCGTCGGCGTGAGGCGGGGGTCGTTACGGATGGGCGCCATGAGGACGGGGCTCCAAAAAAGACACTTCGGGGAACTCTGCCCGGATCATCGGGCCTTGCGCCGCCGAGTTGCGTCGGAGCGGCGGATTCGCGTCGTTTTTACTCCAGGTGATGGACAGTGGACAGGGCCCCCCCGGCTAAACCCCTGGAATCCGTTGGAAGCGGCGGTAAGGTTCGCCGGCCATGCGGACCCGAATCCTGACAACCGTCCTCCTCTGCCTCTCCCTCGCCGCCTGCAAGGAATCCGACAAGAAGGAGTCCTCCAGCGCCGCACCGCCCGCCTCCGAGGCGAAGCCCGCGCAGCCCCCGGCCGCGCAGGCGCCCGCCGCCACGCCGCCCGCCGAGGCCGCCGCCTCCGGTGAGTGGACGAAGAAGGTCCAGGCCGGCCAGGAGGTCTACGCCACGCTGAAGACCAACCTGGGCGACATCACCGTCCGGCTCTTCTCCAAGGACGCGCCGAAGACGGTGGCCAACTTCGTGGGCCTCGCCACGGGCGAGAAGCCGTGGACGGACCCGCAGACCGGCCAGCGGGTGACGGGCAAGCCGCTGTACAACGGCGTCATCTTCCACCGCGTGATTCCGGGCTTCATGATTCAGGGCGGAGACCCCACGGGCACCGGCCGCGGCGACCCGGGCTACCGCTTCGAGGACGAGTTCCAGAGCGGCCGCACCTTCAACAAGCCGGGCCTGCTGGCCATGGCCAACGCGGGCCCCGGCACCAACGGCAGCCAGTTCTTCATCACCACCTCCACGCCGGACTACCTCAACAACCGCCACACCATCTTCGGTGAGGTGGTGCAGGGCTACGACGTGGTGGAGAAGATTTCCAACGTGTCGCGCGACTCGCGTGACAGGCCGCAGTCGCCGGTGGTCATCAACAAGATTGAGATGAGCGACCAGGCTCCGGCGGGCGCGAAGTAATGGGCAACCGGACGGCGCGGCGCATCGCCACCCGCCTGGGTGAGCTGGACTGCAACGTGGTGGACGCGCTCGCTGAGGGCACCACGCCTGATTTGGCCGTGGTGCTCTGCCACGGCTTCGGCGCGCCGGCGACGGACCTGGTGCCGCTGGCGCCGGAGCTGATGTCGCTGGATGCCCGGCTCGCCGAGCGCGTGCGCTTCATCTTCCCCGGCGCGCCGCTGACGCTGGCGGAGTGGGGCATGCCCGCCGGCCGCGCGTGGTTCCACCTGCCCGAGGAAATCATGCGCGGGCAACTGCGCGACTGGGACCTCTTCGCGCGCGAGGTGCCGCCGGGCCTGCCGGCCGCGCGCCGCGCGGTGATGAGCGTGGTGGAGGCGGTGTCCACCACGATGAAGCTGCCGTACGGGCGCATCGTCCTGGGCGGCTTCAGCCAGGGCGGCATGGTGACGACGGACGTGGCGCTGCGGCTGGAGGAGGCGCCCGCCGGGCTGTGCATCCTGTCCGGCACGCTCACCTCGGAGGCGGAGTGGCGGCAGAAGGCCCAGGCCCGCAAGGGACTGCCGGTGTTCCAGGCCCACGGCCGCGACGACACGGTGCTGCCCTTCTCCGCCGCCGAGCGCCTGCGCGACGTGCTGACGGAGTCCGGGCTGTCGGTGGACTTCCTCCCCTTCCATGGGCCGCACACCATCGACTCCGAGGAACTGGAGCGGCTGGCCGCGTTCCTGGCGGCGCGGCTGGGAGGGCGCTGAGGGCATGTACCACGCGAAGGAGCTGACGGTGTCCACGCGGGGCCGCGGCTTCACGGACATCACCAGTGAGGTACAGCGCGCGGTGTCCGAGAGCGGCGCGCGGCAGGGACTGTGCACGGTGTTCCTGCACCACACGAGCGCGTCGCTGCTGCTGTGTGAGAACGCAGACCCGGACGTGCGCAGGGATTTGGAGTCCTTCTTCTCCAGGCTGGTGAAGGACGGAGATTCGCTCTTCGTGCACGACGCGGAAGGGCCGGACGACATGCCCGCGCACGTGCGCACGGTGCTGACGCAGAATTCGTTGAGCATCCCCGTGAAGGACGGCTCCGCGGACCTGGGGACGTGGCAGGGCGTCTACGTGTGGGAGCACCGCACGTCGCCGCACCGCCGCCGCGTCACCGTGTCCGTGGTCGGCTGAGGCCTGCCCGGCCCCCCCTCCTCGAAGCACTCGAGTGAGAGGAAGCG comes from Pyxidicoccus parkwaysis and encodes:
- a CDS encoding peptidylprolyl isomerase; translation: MRTRILTTVLLCLSLAACKESDKKESSSAAPPASEAKPAQPPAAQAPAATPPAEAAASGEWTKKVQAGQEVYATLKTNLGDITVRLFSKDAPKTVANFVGLATGEKPWTDPQTGQRVTGKPLYNGVIFHRVIPGFMIQGGDPTGTGRGDPGYRFEDEFQSGRTFNKPGLLAMANAGPGTNGSQFFITTSTPDYLNNRHTIFGEVVQGYDVVEKISNVSRDSRDRPQSPVVINKIEMSDQAPAGAK
- a CDS encoding alpha/beta hydrolase, translating into MGNRTARRIATRLGELDCNVVDALAEGTTPDLAVVLCHGFGAPATDLVPLAPELMSLDARLAERVRFIFPGAPLTLAEWGMPAGRAWFHLPEEIMRGQLRDWDLFAREVPPGLPAARRAVMSVVEAVSTTMKLPYGRIVLGGFSQGGMVTTDVALRLEEAPAGLCILSGTLTSEAEWRQKAQARKGLPVFQAHGRDDTVLPFSAAERLRDVLTESGLSVDFLPFHGPHTIDSEELERLAAFLAARLGGR
- a CDS encoding secondary thiamine-phosphate synthase enzyme YjbQ → MYHAKELTVSTRGRGFTDITSEVQRAVSESGARQGLCTVFLHHTSASLLLCENADPDVRRDLESFFSRLVKDGDSLFVHDAEGPDDMPAHVRTVLTQNSLSIPVKDGSADLGTWQGVYVWEHRTSPHRRRVTVSVVG